A single genomic interval of Cucumis sativus cultivar 9930 chromosome 7, Cucumber_9930_V3, whole genome shotgun sequence harbors:
- the LOC101216388 gene encoding probable L-type lectin-domain containing receptor kinase VII.2, protein MSSSSSSSSFLFCAVISILLFISTSVFATEFVFNTNFTSTNTLLFGNATIDSSVLILTRDSPFTIGRALYPFKVPIHFSNSLFSFASSFIFSVAPQPNLFPGHGFAFLFTPFTGINGTSSAQNLGLFNFTNNGSPSNHVFAVEFDSFQNLEFNDTNDNHVGVDLNSLESNASFAAGFWSGPDDGEFKELKINNGETYQVWIECLDSLVNITMAEVGMKRPRKPLISLFVDFSGLLLDEMYVGFTAATGQLVQSHRILSWSFSTSNLSIGDALLITDLPSFVPQKEGTIFNSRAFILGITFGGVGLVIICFIICGVVIIKRRGRKKPKDDEIEDWELEYWPHRFAYEDVYEATGGFSEANVIGSGRNGKVYKGTLGRSKVAVKRISVEAESGMREFVAEISSLGRLKHRNLVKLIGWCKKEKGSLILMYDYMENGSLDKKLFECNENERLSWEKRMKILKDVATGLLYLHQGWDSRVLHRDIKGNNVLLDKDMNARLGDFGLARMQPHEKTADTTRVMGTVGYMAPEVVRTGRVSAQADVFGFGVLVLEVVCGRRAVEEGKPWLIDWVKGLMERNEIGLAVDERLRVEVISGNEIDEMERMVCLGLLCAHNEAGARPTMQQVVNILCERNGSGSNDGLLNRLRSTRILSEISQGKNFQQNHPTFEEIKTSSSSTSFIESDILKNDR, encoded by the coding sequence atgtcttcctcttcttcttcatcatcctTTCTTTTCTGCGCCGTAATCTcgattttattattcatttccaCCTCTGTTTTTGCTACAGAGTTTGTCTTCAACACCAATTTCACTTCCACTAATACTTTGCTCTTCGGCAACGCCACCATTGATTCTTCCGTTCTTATTCTCACTAGAGATTCCCCTTTCACCATCGGCCGTGCTCTTTACCCTTTCAAAGTTCCCATCCATTTCTCcaattctttattttcctttgcatcttctttcattttctctgtTGCCCCTCAACCAAATCTTTTCCCTGGCCATGGATTTGCTTTTCTCTTCACACCCTTTACTGGAATCAATGGAACTAGCTCAGCTCAGAATTTGGGGCTTTTCAATTTCACCAATAATGGGAGCCCCAGTAACCATGTCTTTGCTGTTGAGTTCGATTCGTTTCAAAATCTGGAGTTCAACGACACCAATGATAACCATGTGGGTGTGGATTTGAATTCTCTTGAATCTAATGCTTCCTTTGCCGCTGGGTTTTGGAGTGGACCTGATGATGGAGAATTCAAGGAATTGAAGATCAATAATGGAGAAACTTATCAGGTTTGGATTGAATGTCTTGATTCTTTAGTTAATATCACAATGGCTGAAGTGGGAATGAAAAGGCCTAGAAAACCATTGATATCTCTGTTTGTTGATTTCTCTGGATTGCTTTTGGATGAGATGTATGTAGGATTTACAGCAGCCACTGGGCAATTAGTTCAAAGCCATAGGATATTATCTTGGAGTTTTAGTACCTCCAATTTGTCTATAGGTGATGCTTTATTGATAACAGATTTGCCATCATTTGTTCCTCAAAAAGAGGGCACCATTTTTAACTCAAGAGCTTTCATATTGGGAATAACTTTTGGGGGTGTTGGACTTGTGATTATCTGTTTTATAATCTGTGGTGTTGTAATTATCAAaagaaggggaagaaaaaaaccaaaggaTGATGAAATTGAAGATTGGGAGTTAGAATATTGGCCGCATAGGTTTGCTTATGAAGATGTTTATGAAGCAACTGGCGGGTTCTCAGAAGCCAATGTAATTGGATCTGGGAGAAACGGGAAGGTCTATAAAGGGACATTAGGGAGATCAAAAGTTGCTGTGAAGAGAATCTCTGTTGAAGCTGAGAGTGGAATGAGGGAATTTGTAGCTGAGATTTCAAGTTTAGGAAGATTAAAGCATAGAAATCTAGTTAAGCTTATAGGATGGTGCAAAAAGGAGAAAGGAAGCTTAATCTTAATGTATGATTACATGGAAAATGGAAGTTTAGACAAGAAACTATTCGAGTGTAACGAGAATGAAAGGCTGAGTTGggagaaaagaatgaaaattttaaaagatgtaGCCACGGGGTTGCTATATCTACACCAAGGTTGGGATTCCAGGGTTCTGCATAGAGACATAAAAGGAAACAACGTGCTACTTGACAAGGACATGAATGCAAGGTTGGGAGATTTTGGGTTGGCTCGAATGCAACCCCATGAAAAAACGGCAGACACAACTCGTGTAATGGGGACTGTCGGGTATATGGCACCAGAGGTGGTTCGAACAGGGAGAGTATCAGCACAAGCAGACGTTTTTGGGTTCGGAGTGTTGGTTTTGGAGGTGGTTTGTGGGAGGAGAGCAGTAGAAGAAGGGAAGCCGTGGTTGATAGATTGGGTAAAAGGATTAATGGAGAGGAATGAGATTGGATTAGCAGTTGATGAGAGATTGAGAGTTGAGGTAATAAGTGGGAATGAGATTGATGAAATGGAGAGAATGGTTTGTTTGGGAttattatgtgcacataatgaAGCTGGTGCAAGGCCAACAATGCAacaagttgtaaatattttgtgtgAGAGAAATGGAAGTGGTTCAAATGATGGATTGTTAAATAGACTAAGATCAACAAGAATACTCTCTGAGATTTCTCAAGGCAAGAATTTTCAGCAAAATCATCCAACGTTTGAAGAAATCAAAACGTCTTCATCTTCAACATCATTCATTGAATCTgatattttaaagaatgaCCGGTAG